In the Apis mellifera strain DH4 linkage group LG13, Amel_HAv3.1, whole genome shotgun sequence genome, ttaataaatataaaaaaataataaatattctatttataaatgtaaaatatatgacattaataaaatttattttatatcttacttcatttctttttcagaatctttttagattttttttcatttaagaatattttaacatatatttaaattatattatttaaatttaaatttgctaattataaaagtataaataacaGGTAAATTGTGTAAAAACTACTGACATAGATAGGATTTGAAATTCTgttgaagataaaatataattaaattgatgcatataaaataatattttttttaagataataataatatatatatatttaactaataataataataatatatttaactaaattaaatatattaattattatattaattattaattatattatattataaatttctatataattcttctagtattcttcttttcataattttttttttcataactgattattttatatttctaaaaattcaatataaattttaacaaatcttGAAatgcttttataattttgctttaaaataatttattaaataaaaaattaaaaaattatatctaatagaaaatatttctaaatatttttaaatgtttttattatattatattttaataaattatatttaaatattatatttttaataatctttgtgacatttttttcaagtttgatcatgtaacaaatatcattatcattattatttaataattgacaatgtcacaaatataaatatctgattaatataattatctataacaatttataatatataatataacaatatatattataataaaattataatattttttattatttactattttttattaacatttaatataattgatattaaattttttaatggttaatataataaatgatgataagatagaatttaacgaatattatttatttataatatatttcaatgatataatttaaaaaaaaaaaatattgaaaaaacatattatatgtaatataatataatataatatttttcgctatttttcaattttctatttctgtcaatatttttcttctaattctcatttataaattagtcTTTGAATGattgcattaatatataatatattattaataaaatagtataattacaataattaattaaacaacaatactaataaattctatattattatatttctatactattattctatattatatcaataatataatgtttaataataaaagaattttataaaaatcaattttacaaataataaattatatcatttataaataataatcatatcattattttatttcataaaatattgtaaaattataaatagtaagtttataatttataatttataatttataaaattactattaatgaattattttatataaagataatgataatatatttattattatatacaattaatgattttcttaCTATTAGGTTTCTTCTCTTtgttttatagttatatttttgtacatatttttttaatttaattctgcataattctgtttttattatatcttttaatatattcatctaatttttgttatatatatatttctattttcaaataataaataaaaaatttacgacaAATTCTTATCATAAGCTTTAATTCATAaagctttaatttttattttttttaaatttttgatagatttttttttttatattttcaataagagattttatataatttatataaaagaaattaatttatataatatcgattttcattatgaaatttattcaaaaatatgtatataataaatatttatagtataatttacttactaagatttattaatagattgtTGATTCAGATACAATAACTTTATCCAGCTAAACAGTCTCGTATTTTTAACTGCAATCGTCAACATGTCAACCATGTTGTTTTGAATCGATTGACATAATCGATTGACCTACATTATCTTatctgtttaaatataatctatgatattttaaataactatatttCGACAAgaacataaaattatcatatataaaatgaatcatttaattctaatcatttaatctaaaatttcttatttattaaattatataaaaaaataaaaacataagttataatatatataaaaatattatcgttttaaataaataaaaatttttattctaatgatctaaatataaaaaataatttatcataaaaatataattaaatataaatattttaaaaatatgatttaaaaaaatatttaaaaagatatatataaaaagacaaaaaatatcCAAGAGAATTGAAtgtgttattattatgttataataaactaatttgataataaaatttttaatgaactattttatatattattttgaatgagatatatatattaaatatgtatgatatatcattaagtatgtatgtatacaaaAAAAGTTATCTGTATTAAACTAGAAATTTTTGTGGCattgttcatatatattacttttactattaatctctttattttttttttttttcattttatagatttacaataacgacaaataaaataattatattttattattgcaaaaattgatttaataatttccaaataattatattatgaagtaTTGAAACAAACAATCTTTTCCTAACCTATTTTAACATAATGGTGTAAGTACTGTAAATTAATGTaagtacataaatatatttgatattatatttatatatatataaataaatttttataaatatcaaaatatattgaaaaaagtatattataacaattgatacaacaatataaaatatatattgataatctctattaatattatgcatatttcaacagtatctatattatatatttatatatatattatataacaataataaataaatatataatgtatataaatattttaaattataaattgttaataaacagAATGTATTAACAAATTGAGAAAATGTAGATCAtcgtataattgatttattaataatgtagcaatatataaaaattatatatatcttaatgtTTACACAATGATGTGCTTTTAGATTCTCTACtgatttaatgttatataagtataaaaaataaaatataatgtttaatgaaataattatcattttaaatctataatattgaaGATCGTATCTTTTTTCTGTTTATGACTCAACAATAGTATGATAATAGTaatgcaatataaaataatcatacataatgctatttatttcattttataatttgtgtaatatatataatatattatatataatatacatataatatacataattatacaatatgtttatatcataatttatataaataatgtcatttaatcatatttgatttaatatcagttaaataaatctttatatttaaaaagaaataatagtatATGCATGTacgcataatataatataaaaataatttaaaataagatataaaaatgatatataaaataaaattgtaaatatatatcatgtgAAATATCTAAagtgaattatataatgatatgtataaaatattttatatataaaaatattcttaatataaataatatatttttacctcTTTTGTATAAATCTTTGGCTGtttcttttccaattccaCAATTTGCACCTGTTATCACAATAGTTTTACCATTCAAACGATTATTACTTCTgtaataattactaaaaaatcGCATGTTTAGAGCAAGTTTtagtttaattacaaattataataaaatataaaagaaattgttttatcgAGAATCTTAATTAgccttctaaaaataaaattttctactttaCGACCTTATTTATACTTCTATACTTCACTGAATGGTATAATACGGTATTCATGTTACTTGATATGTAAAAGTAGTGGGGTTTAAAGTAGCAATCATtcagaatacatatatatatatatatatatatatgtatgctgtaatttattttttatggtgtaatatttataaaaatattgatttattcgttccgttattaataaatatatataaaatattataaattattatctttgaaatCAGATGTGcaaaaatcgatttctttttattttcattaattaaataatttagaaaaatttattatttgaagaataaaatatttaaaaaagtaaaaatttctgtcaaatttttttaaaaaattaaaaatgaatgatagaatggtatttattttttatttttttattttttaaattttattaaatttaatatttatttaaaaaaatataatttaaaaaaaacgatttatttaaaaaaaataatgaaaataaatattctagatgaatagatatttattaaattttcaaaattatattattacattgcaatattaataaagaagaatgttCTTTATGTTTCTATGATAACCATAAACGAggaatatcttattaaaaaaattaaaaataaatgacgaaaattaaatagaagtagtaaaactatttattcggatggtttttattaataaaatagatataaataagttaaaagaaaataatattttttaattattttgtttgattaaattaaatttgcaaatttgttattagatatttatatactattaaacataaacaatatcataatttaatttaatgacgATAGTACTATAAGTTAGAAAcccaaatttaacaatttccgaatttttttatgagatttttttgaatctaaaaaaatgataatatttcaaaaataataattgtgttaaaaaattaaaaacaaatatttttattacggtTTGTTGAAatggtttttaaaaaataaatattagtctTAATTatgaaactatttaaattaaaaatgaagaaattacaaaatgaaaaaagcaataatataaattgatatgatagaaataaaataacaataataaaatagaaaaaattgttattattcatgtttataataatacaaatacaaatagagacagaagaattttaaaaatgaattaattgacGAGtacttaatgattttttaaattcattttttcgaaaataaagtttcatttttgcaTATAGAATTATCATCCGTTGATTGTATTAATTGTAcaagatatgataaaaaatttttaagaccagattcaaattcaatatatgaaaatacataaaaaattctgattcACATTTTGAAACaacaaaatctatataatttgttttttttatctgtcttatttttttaaattcattttttaaataaatgactaaaatttataaaaaaaatattaattgtgattttctatcattattattaaggcacattttatataaaatttgatatattttatatatattttatacattagtttaaagaaacattaaaaatcatgagatattattattttgtccagcattataattttgatttatacatttatgcaTTTGATTAtgcatttattcaaatatgatattatacgaagtataatttatgtataatataatatttatatataaatgaattcaatatttttttttataaaaattgtttattttttataaaaataatcatttatataaatctgcaatatatttataatttactaaataatgaatatttctgtataatttttatatttgttttgatctttaaaattaatttttcaaaaatctctcatgaatatatttataatttgtaaatgtatataaagttaacgatttaatttaattataatttatttgaatttaaatattagtttgaaaattactatcaaaatttatcaaaaaattaatacgaacTACCAGGACTTACATtagcatattttatatatacgaaattcatattttttaatattttttcaatattttatttctttaatattttatagacatatatatatatgtctatacatattgacatatatatatatgtatacttatataaacttatatatacgtataaagtaaaattgtgtcgattattcaaattaattgagaacaaatttttttttgataaatagttttttaaataatcaattaaaattaaatttgtgaatataaattacgaactgattaaaaacaaattaaataattttcatagatGTATAGACATatacataagaaaaaatataaaaaataaattaatctaattaatcatttttagatATGCTAgttcaataaatcaataaaataatgtaattgataTTCGGATTGATATCTtgcatatgaaatttatatatgtgataGTGTTTGTATAATCTCAATTCGtaacaatataacaaattttatatcatataatataaataatatcatataatataatataatataaataaaatattggatatatcaataattaaatttattataattaaattttcttatatttaatttattttattataatttagtttatttatttattttaatataaaaattatagatataaataagagaatattatttttatcaataatggaataacaatattttaataatcatataaatataggaTCAAACTATCTCAAGAATGTctaaatacgaaatatattaaacaaaggaaaaattaaagaattcgataaaagttgaaaagtcccataaaacatattaacatatatacatgtaataaataaagtatttaagaaaatataaataaatttatgaatctttttaaatatattaaaataacatcatAATCAACtaatgcataaaaataatatcataaatttttaaatattttgattttatatatttatataatattagatatattttgatttatttatcaaagtaaacatattttgcaatatttagatttattgtaataatgtttatttattcaaataatttttatattgatataatttattttatgttatttattatcataaaataattataattaattacaatattattaaaaaattcataaattttataaaataatatttatttcttaatgcatattataatgcatattaaaattaataaatttatatatatcaatgttaaattaaaatttttaaatctttaaaactttatttttaattcaaattgaaaaaatattattaattagttatttattttttattagttaattattaaaattagatttattattttattacatcttattacaatttattataattatttttattataattaatttaatatattaatatacatatttaaattataaaataaataggaaatttgaatttataataaaaaagataagaattatatatatatgattacatatttatttttgtgtatgtaaattattcattcattgttagatgtacatttttatttatgaaaccttaaaataatgttttcaaaagatataatattttacatcttattttattcagaaattttacTAAGCAACAGAATACACAACAAGACGTTTTATCGCCGACACATCGAATTCAAACAAGCACATTGAAATTCTATGTGTAAACTGGACGGGAAACGATCGAGTagttaaaaagagaagagatgaaataagaaagaagcaACGCATTCTTGAACAAGACGGTTCTAAAAGATCCAGATACATGACATAGTCTCCAAAATCAGTTTGATAGTTACTTTATTCCTGAAActtcgttaaatatttttcactaaaaaattgtattatttatttcagtttattttttatatgattatatagttGTAATGTGTACATTGTTGAAAAAGTGTAATCAatctataagaaaaaaactatttattaaattttactctaACGAGTTTACAAAgagtaaaatcaaaataaatcattctcAACCAAAAGCTTTCTATGATATTCCTGGACCAAAATCTTTACCAATTATTGGAAcgctttacaaatatttaccgTTTATTGGtaagaaaatcaaattgaatttaatctatgatatatatatatatatatattaaaacactACATTATgtgtattatatactatatatattatattgtcaaatataaatttcataacatATATTGccaatatattatgtttaaataacttaatataatatatatcaacttaaacaaataaaaattaaataaaaaattgaatgatttttaaaattattttatgaagcaTAATTGTAAgagatataacataataatataacataatatataaatatcgttaaaatataaaagtttacaaacatatatataataactatttcttatcatttgaatttttcttaaaaatgaatttttatacaaatatatttattatattattacatatttttttcagtaatattaaaacattagaatttgtttcttatgatcattatttatattaaaattatatgttaattaatatctcataactatatttatatttatattattatttaatatatttatattatattttattattatatttatatttatatttatattttattatatttatattattattttactgaaataatgatatatttaataggcGAATAtagttttacaaatttatatgaaagtggaaaaaaaaaattaaaatgttttggaCCATTAGTACGCGAAGAAATAATACCTAATGTAAATGTCATATGGATTTATAGACCAGAAGATATAGCTGAAATTTTCAAAGCAGAATCTGGTTTACATCCTGAAAGAAGAAGCCATTTAgctcttttaaaatatcggaAAGATCGTcctaatatatacaatactgGAGGTTTATTACCCacgtaatatacatatttttatatttattaatatattttttgtatagcatatactatattattaagtttaatataatgCATCATGAtgcatacattatatttatcatgtaCAATAATTCTATGTATGTAAAATGTACACATACATATTTatgattgttatattaatttataaatgtcataattgatattaaataaaattaaataattaaaataaaaaaaataaaaacgctAACTATTTAtaccttaatttttaaagcaaataatgatttaatcgagatttaattcttaaaatttttgttatatattattatgcaaatatttgtataaataaaatataataaaaaatattctatattaaataattgaaacaataataattttttatataaaattttatattatattatatatatctttatttaattaaagaaaataaaaatgtaaaaatatattattattatatatatatatatatatatatatatatatagattatatacgtataaccttttattataaaatttttattattgtttttaaaatattcatacatgaaatataaaataatatataaaaaaatatttttagacttatatatttatattttattattaatattatatattatattgtcttataatcataattaattatacatatacatattaatatagattatttatattataattattatatatatattaattattataataataaagtatatataaatatatatatatatatataatattatattaatattagaattataataattctatatatatatatataaatattataataattttatatatatatatatataaatattataataattttatatataatttaataattctaataaataaaattttatatataattctataatttattatatcataataattaacataaatttataaatttcagaaatgGATCAGAATGGTGGAGATTGcggaaagaatttcaaaaagtttCTAGTAAACCTCAAGatgtgattaattatttaaaagaaacagaTTGTGTTATCCAGGAATTTGTTGAGTTATgtaacaatgaaaaatttgcagATTTTTTACCACTTTTATCACGTTTATTTCttgaatgtaatataatttttacaataatgataaaataatgatatatctttttttgtaaattcagTAAATAACATCATTTTATTAGacaaatagaaacaaaaatctatatattataaatctatatctatatctatatattaatatctatatattaatatatagatatatctatatattatattataatttaataattattatttctatatcctaatttaaaaaaattttttattaactttgatTTTAGTGACATGTTTGGTTGTTTTTGATATAAGACTGAATAgtttttcaaaagaagaaagatgtgAAAATTCTATAAGTTCAAAGTTAATTAAAGCTGCCTTTGCAACAAATAGTGCAATTTTAAAGTTAGATAATGGATTGCAATTATGGCGTTTATTTGAAACAccattatatagaaaattacgtAAGGCACAAACATATATGGAAACGTAagcaataaaattctttattttatgcattaaaataaaattaatgtttattatttaaaatcaattattaatcctaaagttattaatatcataaaaaggacattaaaattagatatttcattaaaactatcaatattattaaaataaattataaaaattattatttaatattattaatagaataaaaaactaataaaatatttatatttttgttttgaaaccattaaaattatattttgaatattttttaaagtaaaaaaaaaatttttataaaacatatataatattcttctttagaaagaattctttttgtaaaactttatatatgaatGTTTATGCATGTATatgtttaatgtataatttttttttcatttttttatgttacattatatatatatttttttttattttttgaattaggaTTGCATTAGAATTGGTAtctcgtaaaaaaaacaatatgaaaatacgatataataaatcatttctaGATGCTTATTTAGAAAATCCTGTTTTGGACATTAAGGACATTGTGGGCATGGCTTGTGATATGTTACTTGCTGGAATAGATActgtaaatatcataatacatattattatataataatattaatattaacatatacattttttattcaataaaacagAAGCACATACATTCGTGACAtaatttctgtaataatttaatatataattataattaaattattaataatatatttaaattatataatataatatatattaaattattaataatatattaataattaaataaggaatttaaaaaaaattaattctatttatagaattatcagaatatttaaaattattaatattgaaatatttaaataggtttatcatatcatttaatataatgataattaaaattaaaaatacttgtttttattttgaaaaaaaaataaattaaatttaaaaaaaatattcatatattttaaaatttataaaatatgatagataaattaaattaattagataaaatttaaaatatatatatatatatatatatataatagatattgtataaatatcttatataataaattattaactttgtatgagatttcatttaataatacattaaaatgtaatattttttttaatatattaatattaatactaatatattagtattaatatttaattaatactaatatattatatataataatattaattataataattaatattataaatatcatattaataaaaagtcagtaatataaattgcttattacaataaatcttaaataaaataaataaattttctattcttttagaCTAGCTACAGTACAgcttatattttgtatcatcttgcaaaaaatcaaaatattcaagaaaaattgagGATCGAAGCCAcacaattattgaaaaatcataatgagccaatatcaataaatattttacgaaatgCTTCATATACCAAAGCTGTTATTAAGGAAAGTTTAAGATTAAATCCTATCTCTATAGGAATAGGTCGTATATTACAAACTGATGTTGTTCTTAGTGGTTATAGAGTACCTAAAGGagtaagttatatataaattaattatatataataaattatatataaattaattaatataacgaagataaataaatagaattcgtTTATTGAACAAGATGattgtaagatattttattatatttttaatttaaaaaatttttaagtataaatataagtattttaaaatataaatttttttatataactttatttaaaatcatttttttatttatgtatatttaaaaaaattttttattgcatatttcatatttttaaaattttttagttaattaatattttttttgatttatttttcatagagTGTTGTTGTAAcacaaaatcaaattatttgtcgTCTACCTGAATACTTTGAAGAACCGAATTTGTTTATACCAGAAAGATGGTTACGTGAATATTcagaaaataacaataaaataaattataagaaaacagTACATCCATATGTGTTATTACCTTTTGGTCATGGACCTAGATCTTGTATTGCTAGACGTTTCGCAGagcaaaatatgcaaatattgttattgagagtaagttaatatttcttttgttaattcttatggttttttgttaatttttataattctatatataatatttagaattattgtatatagagttatataatattatataaaatatataaaataatatattgtataaaatatattgtataaaaattatatttcattctttaaaattaattaaaattctttattctttaaaaaataaattaaattgattttaacatttaaacatttaaatttttttaaatgttttttcatacaattaaaaatatgcaaatattttatattacattaatcataatcataataaatattttttttgttttgtgtAGATATGTCGACGTCTTAAAATTTCTTGGCATGGAGATGATCTTGGAATGATATCTTTACTAATTAACAAACCAAATgcactattaaaatttaattttcatgatatcttaaataataattccgtttaaaaaaaaacaaattataagctaaaatatattattttaaacaaaaaaatatatggaaataaagaaagtacaatattaagtaaaaaacaaattgcaatttattatatattttataatcaaattataatgattaatttgtatgttataattagcaatataatattgtaaccatataaatatttgagaataagaataaattgtttaattataagtCATATATTTAGGAGTTGCAGAAAATTTAGCATAAGATTTAATTACTTTGTTTACAGCTTCTAAAAAGTCTTTTTCCGTAGCTACTTTACGACGTGCACGAATTGCAAACATACCAGCTTCTGTACAAACAGAACGAATTTCAGCTCCAGTACTATTAGGGCACAAACGTGCAAGAAGTTCAAATCTGATGTCTCTTTCTACACTCATTGAACGtgcatgaattttaaaaatatgtgttCGTCCTTCCAAGTCCGGTAATCCGAATTCTACCTTCCTATCTAAACGTCCTGGTCGCATCAATGCTGGATCTAGTGTATCTGGTCTATTTGTTGCCATTAATACCTTAATATTACCTCGTGGATCAaaactgaaataaaatcatataaatataataatattgttatttatattattaattattaataaatttaaaattaataaaaattaattagaatataaaataataataaaaagaaaaaaatattttttacccatctaattgattaataagttCAAGCATAGTACGTTGTACTTCATTATCACCACCAGCTCCATCATCAAATCGAGCT is a window encoding:
- the LOC727118 gene encoding cytochrome P450 302a1, mitochondrial, with translation MCTLLKKCNQSIRKKLFIKFYSNEFTKSKIKINHSQPKAFYDIPGPKSLPIIGTLYKYLPFIGEYSFTNLYESGKKKLKCFGPLVREEIIPNVNVIWIYRPEDIAEIFKAESGLHPERRSHLALLKYRKDRPNIYNTGGLLPTNGSEWWRLRKEFQKVSSKPQDVINYLKETDCVIQEFVELCNNEKFADFLPLLSRLFLELTCLVVFDIRLNSFSKEERCENSISSKLIKAAFATNSAILKLDNGLQLWRLFETPLYRKLRKAQTYMETIALELVSRKKNNMKIRYNKSFLDAYLENPVLDIKDIVGMACDMLLAGIDTTSYSTAYILYHLAKNQNIQEKLRIEATQLLKNHNEPISINILRNASYTKAVIKESLRLNPISIGIGRILQTDVVLSGYRVPKGSVVVTQNQIICRLPEYFEEPNLFIPERWLREYSENNNKINYKKTVHPYVLLPFGHGPRSCIARRFAEQNMQILLLRICRRLKISWHGDDLGMISLLINKPNALLKFNFHDILNNNSV